Proteins from a single region of Paenibacillus sp. BIHB 4019:
- a CDS encoding ATP synthase subunit I has product MDKIMNTAVRSLLFAMGACLLVWALMPNWRTVALGLLLGLAASFMNAFLLRRRVEMITLKAAGGTSRRMGMGLGSRIAMVLLVAMVAYRFPEDFSMPAALIGCMVMPFILLVAAYIHNRNKL; this is encoded by the coding sequence ATGGATAAAATAATGAACACTGCAGTAAGGTCACTGCTCTTCGCGATGGGTGCATGTCTGCTTGTCTGGGCTTTAATGCCGAACTGGCGAACAGTCGCACTCGGTCTTCTACTGGGACTTGCAGCGAGTTTCATGAATGCGTTTTTACTGAGGCGCAGAGTGGAAATGATTACGCTTAAAGCAGCAGGAGGAACCTCTCGCAGAATGGGTATGGGACTTGGAAGCCGCATCGCTATGGTGCTGCTGGTTGCCATGGTTGCTTATCGCTTTCCGGAAGACTTCAGCATGCCAGCCGCATTAATTGGCTGTATGGTTATGCCTTTTATTCTTCTGGTAGCAGCTTATATTCATAATAGAAATAAACTTTAG
- the wecB gene encoding UDP-N-acetylglucosamine 2-epimerase (non-hydrolyzing), which translates to MSKLKVMTIFGTRPEAVKMAPLVLELNKHSDDIESIVCVTAQHRHMLDQVLDFFEIQPNYDLNVMKDRQTLTETTVRVLEGLDPILTEAKPDIVLVHGDTQTTFLASYAAFLKQIQVGHVEAGLRTWNKLSPYPEEMNRQLAGVLSDVHFAPTSWSASNLLKENKSESTIYVTGNTATDVFQYTVDPSFAHPVIDWAKGKRMILMTAHRRESLGEPHRNIFRAVKRIADEHEDVAIVYAVHPNPAVKEPATEILGGHPRIQLIDPLDVFEFHNFYPHAYMILTDSGGLQEEAPSFGVPTLVLRDTTERPEGIEAGTLELVGTDEEVVYSRASALLNDASLYEKMSHAANPYGDGQASTRIVQALLHHFGRNSERPDPFTQRS; encoded by the coding sequence TTGTCCAAATTAAAAGTAATGACTATTTTCGGTACGCGCCCGGAGGCAGTTAAGATGGCGCCGCTTGTTCTCGAATTGAACAAGCACTCGGACGATATTGAATCTATCGTCTGCGTAACTGCGCAGCACCGTCATATGCTCGATCAGGTGCTAGATTTTTTTGAAATCCAGCCGAATTATGATTTGAATGTGATGAAGGACCGCCAGACGCTGACGGAAACGACCGTGCGCGTTTTGGAGGGCCTTGATCCGATTTTGACGGAAGCGAAGCCGGATATCGTGCTTGTCCATGGCGACACGCAGACGACGTTCCTTGCCAGCTACGCGGCTTTCCTGAAGCAAATTCAGGTTGGCCATGTGGAAGCGGGGCTTCGGACTTGGAATAAGCTGTCCCCGTACCCGGAAGAGATGAACCGCCAGCTTGCAGGCGTGTTGTCCGATGTGCATTTTGCCCCAACCTCTTGGTCGGCAAGCAATTTGCTCAAGGAGAACAAGTCGGAGTCGACCATTTATGTTACGGGCAATACGGCAACGGACGTATTCCAGTACACGGTTGATCCTTCCTTTGCTCATCCGGTTATCGACTGGGCGAAAGGCAAACGGATGATTTTGATGACGGCGCATCGCCGCGAATCGCTGGGCGAGCCGCATCGCAATATTTTCCGTGCGGTAAAACGCATTGCCGATGAGCATGAAGATGTTGCCATTGTGTATGCCGTTCACCCGAATCCGGCTGTCAAAGAGCCGGCAACGGAAATTCTCGGCGGACATCCGCGTATTCAGCTTATCGATCCGCTGGATGTGTTCGAATTCCACAATTTTTATCCACATGCCTACATGATTTTGACCGATTCCGGCGGCCTGCAGGAGGAAGCTCCTTCGTTTGGAGTGCCAACGCTCGTGCTGCGCGATACAACAGAGCGTCCTGAGGGCATTGAGGCGGGTACACTTGAGCTTGTGGGTACGGATGAAGAGGTTGTTTACAGCCGGGCAAGCGCCTTGCTGAACGATGCTTCCTTGTATGAAAAGATGAGCCATGCGGCAAATCCATACGGTGATGGACAAGCTTCGACACGTATCGTGCAAGCTTTGCTGCATCATTTTGGAAGAAATTCTGAGCGTCCCGATCCGTTCACACAACGTTCATAG
- the atpF gene encoding F0F1 ATP synthase subunit B, with protein MGWHWESTVYAIVAFLVLYWLLNKYAFGPLLSVMEKRRQLVLEQMNTAESSRKQAEQQMVEQKAALEQARKEAYEIIEQSRVTSSKQADEIVNTAKTEASRLKDDALKDIESEKNKAIAALRSEVGGISVQIASKIIEKQVDEKSQEQLVNQYLKEVSGK; from the coding sequence ATGGGATGGCATTGGGAATCGACAGTATATGCGATAGTAGCTTTTCTAGTATTGTACTGGTTGCTGAACAAGTACGCATTCGGTCCGCTGCTCAGCGTTATGGAGAAACGGAGACAACTCGTGCTTGAACAGATGAATACAGCTGAATCTAGCCGTAAACAAGCTGAGCAGCAAATGGTAGAGCAGAAAGCGGCTCTTGAGCAGGCTCGTAAAGAGGCTTACGAAATTATTGAGCAATCAAGAGTTACAAGCAGCAAGCAAGCCGATGAGATCGTGAACACTGCTAAGACAGAAGCGTCGCGCTTGAAAGATGATGCTCTTAAAGACATCGAAAGTGAGAAAAACAAGGCAATTGCAGCCCTTCGTTCTGAAGTTGGCGGTATTTCCGTTCAAATCGCTTCGAAAATCATTGAGAAGCAAGTTGACGAGAAATCGCAAGAGCAGCTTGTTAATCAATACCTGAAAGAAGTAAGCGGCAAATGA
- the atpE gene encoding F0F1 ATP synthase subunit C — protein sequence MEVLAAALAVGLAAIGAGVGNGMIVSKTVEGIARQPELQGKLQTTMFIGVGIVEVVPIIGVVIGFLAFFK from the coding sequence ATGGAAGTATTGGCAGCAGCACTAGCAGTTGGTTTGGCCGCAATTGGCGCAGGTGTAGGTAACGGTATGATCGTCAGCAAAACAGTTGAAGGTATCGCTCGTCAGCCTGAGCTTCAAGGCAAACTGCAAACAACAATGTTTATCGGTGTAGGTATCGTCGAAGTTGTGCCGATTATCGGCGTAGTTATCGGCTTCCTTGCATTCTTTAAATAA
- a CDS encoding AtpZ/AtpI family protein → MDKKNRRDNPLFAAGLVGGLGLQVAICIFLGYFLGSSLGERFGGGSGWTVGGILVGLAVGLLSGILLVKKVMEDADG, encoded by the coding sequence ATGGATAAAAAGAACAGAAGAGACAATCCGCTGTTTGCCGCAGGTCTTGTCGGCGGACTAGGACTGCAAGTCGCTATTTGTATCTTTTTAGGGTACTTTCTCGGATCGTCGCTCGGTGAACGCTTTGGCGGAGGTTCGGGTTGGACGGTTGGAGGCATACTGGTCGGTCTGGCTGTCGGTCTTCTCTCAGGCATTCTGCTTGTGAAGAAGGTAATGGAGGATGCCGATGGATAA
- the atpB gene encoding F0F1 ATP synthase subunit A, with product MHEFPVWQLGSLQIDISTFIAITVSAIITFVVARLAVRNLSVDNPSKMQNFLEWAVEFVHNLISSAMPLNRVKPFISLGMTLIMFIFISNLLGLPFGIVTDVHHAYPALGITEQLLQEKGGHLELAWWKSPTADLSVTAGLALIVFILVHYLGVRLNSKHYVKHYFHPFPIFLPINLIETISKPVTLALRLFANIYAGEVLISTILMLGVIGTPFLAAWQAFSIFVGAIQAFLFTMLTMVYISQAAIHEEDH from the coding sequence ATGCATGAATTTCCGGTGTGGCAGCTCGGATCGCTACAGATCGACATTTCAACGTTTATTGCGATAACGGTTTCCGCCATCATCACCTTTGTTGTGGCGAGACTTGCTGTGCGCAATTTATCGGTGGACAACCCTTCCAAGATGCAAAACTTTTTGGAATGGGCCGTCGAATTTGTTCACAATCTGATTTCCAGCGCAATGCCGCTTAACCGCGTCAAGCCTTTCATTTCCTTGGGTATGACGTTGATTATGTTTATTTTCATCTCCAACCTGCTTGGTTTGCCTTTCGGTATCGTGACAGATGTCCATCACGCTTACCCGGCACTAGGTATTACAGAGCAGCTGCTTCAGGAGAAGGGCGGACATTTGGAGCTGGCTTGGTGGAAATCGCCAACGGCTGACCTTTCCGTAACGGCTGGTCTGGCGCTGATTGTATTCATACTCGTGCATTATCTGGGCGTGAGATTGAACAGCAAGCATTACGTGAAACATTATTTCCATCCGTTCCCAATCTTTCTGCCGATCAACTTGATCGAGACAATCTCGAAGCCAGTAACTTTGGCACTGCGGCTATTCGCCAACATTTATGCGGGCGAAGTGCTGATCTCGACCATATTGATGCTGGGGGTTATCGGAACACCGTTCCTCGCCGCTTGGCAAGCATTTAGTATCTTTGTCGGTGCGATTCAGGCTTTCTTGTTCACTATGCTTACGATGGTGTACATTTCACAGGCTGCAATTCACGAGGAAGACCATTAA